One Acidobacteriota bacterium genomic window carries:
- a CDS encoding radical SAM protein produces the protein MNILLVSARRSAYTGESISAPHQGVLSLAAVLREGTFFDTRGVQVEVLDDQLFVIDRPWAPPSACLAGRNPDVVGVQVSTSSLKNGVRLLDEVRARFPKALTVLGGVGAGPLAAQLVENEEADVVVAGEAEVSFSQLIYLYEQKGRAALPEVQGITYLNGDGKAVQNPAPMPIHDFDALPLPARDLIDMDLYRRISRGRAGNLLTSRGCSYACSYCYSRHHWGRGQRNFSLDRVMHEVRVLVEEYGIDRIRIEDDDFLEQKKWVFDFCDTLEAAGYSRFVEWEMKARPDHIDEETVRRLRRAGCFRILMGVETLNPDLLKTVARPLKEGVLENALDHMRQGGIGVQATLILGIPGESDAAMRYTLQWLEERVDSRRHDIVSPCFFVPFTPQVQAAMSQQCDYTLEVHDTDCFTGHIPVTSSPACSLEELNRLYEDMAPTRRGKYQRIAHLAPLEEVQNRVSEEVAAGASPS, from the coding sequence TTGAATATTCTTCTCGTCAGCGCTCGCCGGTCTGCCTACACAGGAGAGAGCATCAGCGCCCCGCATCAGGGGGTCCTTTCGCTGGCTGCGGTCCTCCGTGAGGGCACCTTCTTCGATACCCGCGGTGTCCAGGTCGAGGTTCTGGATGATCAGCTCTTCGTCATCGATCGTCCCTGGGCCCCGCCCAGCGCGTGCCTCGCCGGCCGCAATCCGGACGTTGTCGGAGTGCAGGTCTCGACCTCCAGCCTGAAGAACGGCGTGCGGCTCCTGGACGAGGTGCGAGCGCGCTTCCCCAAAGCCCTGACGGTGCTCGGTGGCGTCGGCGCCGGTCCTCTGGCGGCCCAGCTGGTGGAGAACGAAGAGGCGGATGTGGTGGTGGCCGGGGAGGCGGAGGTCTCCTTCTCCCAGCTGATCTATCTCTACGAGCAAAAGGGGCGGGCGGCGCTGCCGGAGGTGCAGGGCATCACCTACCTCAACGGTGACGGCAAGGCGGTGCAGAATCCTGCGCCCATGCCCATCCACGACTTCGACGCGCTGCCGCTGCCCGCCCGGGACCTCATCGACATGGATCTCTACCGGCGCATCTCCCGGGGCCGGGCCGGCAATCTGCTCACCAGCCGCGGCTGCTCCTACGCCTGCTCCTACTGCTATTCCCGCCACCACTGGGGCCGCGGCCAGCGCAATTTCAGCCTCGATCGGGTGATGCACGAGGTGCGGGTGCTGGTGGAGGAGTACGGCATCGACCGCATCCGCATCGAGGACGACGATTTCCTCGAGCAGAAGAAGTGGGTGTTTGATTTCTGCGACACCCTGGAGGCCGCCGGCTACAGTCGCTTTGTCGAATGGGAGATGAAAGCGCGGCCGGATCACATCGACGAGGAGACGGTGCGGCGGCTCCGGCGAGCCGGCTGCTTCCGCATCCTCATGGGGGTGGAGACCCTCAACCCCGACCTGCTCAAGACCGTCGCCCGACCCCTCAAGGAAGGGGTTCTGGAGAACGCCCTGGACCACATGCGCCAGGGAGGAATCGGCGTCCAGGCGACCTTGATCCTGGGCATCCCCGGCGAGTCCGACGCCGCCATGCGCTACACCCTCCAATGGCTGGAGGAGCGGGTGGACAGTCGCCGCCACGACATCGTCTCTCCGTGCTTCTTCGTGCCCTTCACCCCGCAGGTGCAGGCGGCCATGAGCCAGCAGTGCGACTACACGCTGGAGGTGCACGACACGGATTGCTTTACCGGCCACATCCCCGTGACCTCGAGCCCGGCCTGCTCGCTGGAAGAGCTCAACCGGCTGTACGAGGACATGGCTCCCACCCGGCGCGGGAAGTACCAGCGCATCGCCCATTTGGCTCCGCTGGAAGAAGTTCAGAACCGCGTGAGTGAGGAAGTGGCCGCCGGGGCATCTCCTTCATGA
- the prfB gene encoding peptide chain release factor 2 (programmed frameshift), producing the protein MMIGLETQRRMDDLSSQLVDLRGIFEVADLDTKLSELDHQMQQPGFWDNPETSAPLLKERRDLERQKETLDRLGSYSEELEVWRELVEEGEGEDELEKLMATLEKELPKLELRLKLSGPDDEKDAILTLNAGAGGTESQDWAEMLLRMYLRYAEQEGYTAELLDRQEGEEAGIKSATVAIRGSYAFGYLKESRGVHRLVRISPYDAAKRRHTSFASVDVYPEVDDDIEVDIQDKDLRIDTYRSSGAGGQHVNKTESAVRITHLPTNIVVSCQNERSQIKNRATAMKMLKSRLYQREVDKRAEEHAAREGQKMEIAWGSQIRSYVLHPYRMVKDHRTGVEVGDADRVLDGDLTPFVEGFLRQQMEEGEPAAV; encoded by the exons ATGATGATTGGATTGGAAACTCAGCGCCGGATGGACGACTTGAGCTCGCAGCTCGTCGACCTGAGG GGTATCTTTGAGGTTGCCGACCTCGATACCAAGCTCTCCGAATTAGACCACCAAATGCAGCAGCCGGGGTTCTGGGACAACCCCGAGACCAGCGCGCCCCTGCTCAAGGAGCGGCGGGATCTAGAGCGCCAAAAAGAGACCCTCGACCGCCTCGGTTCCTACTCCGAGGAGCTGGAGGTATGGCGGGAGCTGGTGGAGGAAGGCGAAGGGGAGGACGAGCTGGAGAAGCTCATGGCCACCCTGGAGAAGGAGCTGCCGAAGCTGGAGCTGCGGCTCAAGCTCTCCGGTCCCGACGACGAAAAAGACGCCATCCTCACTCTCAATGCCGGCGCCGGCGGCACCGAGTCCCAGGATTGGGCCGAGATGCTGCTGCGCATGTACCTGCGCTACGCCGAGCAGGAAGGCTATACGGCGGAGCTGCTGGACCGGCAGGAGGGGGAAGAAGCGGGGATCAAGAGCGCCACGGTGGCGATCCGCGGTTCCTATGCCTTCGGCTATTTGAAGGAGAGCCGCGGCGTCCACCGCCTGGTGCGCATCAGCCCTTACGACGCCGCTAAGCGCCGCCACACCTCCTTCGCGTCGGTGGACGTCTATCCGGAGGTGGATGACGACATCGAGGTGGACATCCAGGACAAAGACCTGCGCATCGACACCTACCGCTCCTCCGGCGCCGGCGGCCAGCACGTCAACAAGACCGAATCGGCGGTGCGCATCACCCACCTGCCGACCAATATCGTGGTCTCCTGCCAGAACGAGCGCAGTCAGATCAAGAACCGCGCCACAGCCATGAAGATGCTCAAATCCCGCCTCTACCAGCGCGAGGTGGACAAGCGCGCCGAAGAGCATGCCGCCCGCGAAGGCCAGAAGATGGAAATCGCCTGGGGCAGCCAGATCCGCAGCTACGTCCTGCACCCCTACCGCATGGTCAAAGACCACCGCACCGGGGTCGAGGTGGGCGATGCGGATCGGGTCCTCGACGGGGATTTGACGCCGTTCGTCGAAGGGTTCTTGCGCCAGCAGATGGAGGAAGGGGAGCCGGCGGCGGTTTGA
- a CDS encoding glycosyltransferase family 4 protein produces MKPTLDYISPLPPVRSGISDYSVDLLPALAQVCDVRVLQLPDQPVAEEVAERWQPVPAEAALREAARAWGKDGAGRLPLYQMGNNRYHRDVERLAMEYPGVLTLHDLVLHHLLMEETLGVGVHVPYKERLAADHGWLGQVIAQPRRWGGYSNASLFSLPAHRTLLQRQRGVLVHNRWAAERIGEEDPRIPVRVVPMGVPLAADAADSEEAARDLRRRFGLPLAAPVLGSFGFQTPIKRTGTVVEALAQPGLESVHLLIVGQVSEHANLEGIARDVGVAERVHITGFLPYEDFEAAIAATDLCLNLRYPTAGETSASLLRILAAGRPAIVSDFAQFAELPDAVALKVPLGDDEMEILAARLRELLAEPEALQRMGRAARRHVAEVHAPERAAAAIAEACAELAELEPPGYQAPQDVPPTSLTWTAPRGELTVTGADAPWAPGERRRLQIEFRNTGPDRWLPGRSGPGGVALEIQVVEDAAGEERLIDPRPWIPLPRPVAPGESWQLEVEIRRPVGKGRLRFEPHILGGPSFGAAAGPVWERAIPA; encoded by the coding sequence ATGAAACCCACCCTCGACTACATCTCTCCCCTCCCTCCGGTGCGCTCCGGCATCTCCGACTACAGCGTCGACCTGCTGCCGGCGTTGGCGCAGGTGTGCGACGTGCGGGTGTTGCAGCTGCCCGACCAGCCGGTGGCGGAGGAGGTGGCGGAGCGGTGGCAGCCGGTGCCGGCGGAAGCTGCGTTGCGAGAGGCGGCGCGGGCTTGGGGTAAGGACGGCGCGGGGCGCCTGCCTCTCTACCAGATGGGCAACAACCGCTACCACCGGGACGTGGAGCGGCTGGCGATGGAGTATCCGGGGGTACTGACGTTGCACGACCTGGTGCTGCACCATCTGCTGATGGAGGAAACCCTGGGGGTCGGCGTCCACGTGCCCTACAAAGAGCGCCTCGCCGCCGACCACGGCTGGTTGGGACAGGTCATCGCCCAGCCGCGGCGCTGGGGAGGCTACAGCAACGCGTCCCTCTTTTCCCTGCCCGCCCACCGCACGCTGCTGCAACGCCAGCGCGGCGTGCTGGTGCACAACCGCTGGGCCGCCGAGCGCATCGGCGAGGAGGATCCGCGGATCCCAGTGCGGGTGGTGCCCATGGGGGTGCCGCTGGCGGCGGATGCGGCGGACTCGGAAGAGGCTGCTAGGGACCTGCGGCGGCGTTTCGGGTTGCCGCTGGCGGCGCCGGTGCTCGGTTCCTTCGGCTTCCAGACCCCTATCAAGCGCACCGGCACGGTGGTGGAGGCGCTGGCGCAGCCGGGGCTCGAGTCGGTGCACCTGCTCATCGTTGGGCAGGTATCGGAGCACGCGAATCTGGAGGGCATCGCGAGGGACGTCGGGGTGGCGGAGCGGGTGCACATCACCGGCTTCCTGCCCTACGAAGACTTCGAAGCCGCCATCGCCGCCACCGACCTTTGCCTCAACCTGCGCTATCCCACCGCCGGCGAGACCTCTGCTTCACTGCTGCGAATCCTCGCCGCCGGCCGCCCGGCCATCGTCTCCGACTTCGCTCAATTCGCCGAGCTGCCGGACGCGGTGGCGCTGAAGGTGCCGTTGGGGGACGACGAGATGGAGATCCTGGCGGCGCGGCTGCGGGAGCTTCTGGCGGAGCCGGAGGCCCTACAGCGCATGGGCCGCGCCGCCCGCCGTCACGTGGCGGAGGTCCACGCTCCGGAACGCGCCGCGGCGGCCATCGCGGAGGCTTGCGCCGAGCTGGCGGAGCTGGAACCGCCGGGCTACCAGGCTCCCCAAGACGTGCCCCCTACCAGCCTCACCTGGACCGCTCCCCGCGGTGAGCTGACGGTCACCGGCGCCGACGCACCCTGGGCACCCGGCGAACGTCGCCGCCTGCAGATCGAGTTCCGCAACACCGGTCCCGACCGCTGGCTCCCCGGACGCAGTGGCCCCGGTGGGGTGGCGTTGGAGATACAGGTGGTGGAGGACGCGGCAGGCGAAGAGCGCCTGATTGACCCCCGCCCCTGGATCCCCCTCCCGCGTCCGGTGGCCCCGGGAGAGAGCTGGCAGCTGGAGGTGGAAATCCGCCGGCCGGTGGGGAAGGGGCGGCTGCGCTTCGAGCCGCATATCCTGGGTGGGCCTTCCTTCGGGGCGGCGGCAGGGCCGGTTTGGGAACGGGCCATCCCCGCCTAG
- a CDS encoding penicillin-binding transpeptidase domain-containing protein, with protein MPQALQRSSSTLLFRPFWLFLLGVLLTLSAPLHGDAPRQDRSAQPSTTGAGAQRGTPTSLAQAFGDLDGIFLATDLAGEEIASFYSEGTAERATERFPPCSTFKVPHALIALDLGVVTEESSTKAWDGEAKAYDVWERDQDLASAIRYSVVWYFQQIAQEVNPQRMQTYLDRLDYGNRDISGGQTRFWLTSSLEISPAEQIRFLRQLYKEELPIAKEHQLAVQQMLVQREEDGYQFSGKTGSCLDEKDGPSGWFIGHLRTPEGQEVVFATHVAGETAKGTTARKISLELLRELGLLPAEDEEKDAS; from the coding sequence ATGCCCCAAGCCCTCCAACGCTCCTCTTCCACACTTCTCTTCCGTCCTTTCTGGCTCTTCCTCCTGGGGGTCCTGCTCACTCTCAGCGCTCCTCTCCACGGCGACGCCCCGCGCCAGGATCGGTCAGCCCAGCCCTCGACCACCGGCGCCGGAGCCCAACGTGGCACCCCAACCTCCCTGGCCCAGGCCTTCGGCGACCTCGACGGCATCTTCCTCGCCACCGATCTGGCCGGCGAGGAGATCGCCTCGTTCTACAGTGAAGGCACCGCGGAGCGCGCCACCGAGCGCTTCCCCCCCTGCTCCACCTTCAAAGTCCCCCACGCCCTCATCGCCCTCGACCTGGGCGTCGTCACCGAGGAAAGCTCCACCAAGGCCTGGGACGGTGAGGCCAAGGCCTACGACGTCTGGGAGCGGGACCAGGACCTGGCCTCCGCCATCCGCTATTCGGTGGTGTGGTACTTCCAGCAGATCGCCCAAGAGGTCAACCCGCAGCGCATGCAGACCTACCTCGACCGCCTGGACTACGGCAACCGCGACATCTCCGGCGGCCAGACCCGTTTCTGGCTCACCAGCAGCCTCGAGATCTCCCCCGCCGAGCAGATCCGCTTCCTCCGGCAGCTCTACAAGGAAGAGCTCCCCATCGCCAAAGAGCACCAGCTAGCGGTGCAGCAGATGCTGGTGCAGCGGGAAGAAGACGGCTATCAATTCTCCGGCAAGACCGGCAGCTGCCTCGACGAGAAAGACGGCCCCTCCGGCTGGTTCATCGGCCACCTCCGAACCCCCGAAGGCCAGGAAGTCGTCTTCGCCACCCACGTGGCCGGCGAGACTGCCAAGGGGACGACGGCGCGGAAGATTAGTCTGGAGTTGTTGCGGGAGCTGGGGTTGCTGCCGGCGGAGGATGAGGAGAAGGACGCTAGCTAG
- a CDS encoding aldehyde dehydrogenase family protein, with protein MTALPEQLSGQLSGQLPEQPSAPASGLGELQALLQAELPALLAGAPYTTYAQRPLPAAQEEPEVRVATAPRLLQLRMVERAEACWERLREPSEEEWLGIFRRAGEALARRLEDTSGLEDRNGGCVLEPVAKRASRTSGLPHQRILRSWRTLTDTLLNLEGCLREQAPGRSLEAYRTGATGASWRWLPAGRTVAVRIPGNSPTINVTWLQALAARRPVLLNAPDEDPFTAALFALALQEAGLPAGALSLAYGDTPLFWQRADQVVWPGDPPAELLRRGAALRTYHQGRSKVILGPGPRPKDFWHRLARMVVQGCGRLCTNASSLVVASEDFGDAAAAGLELAGALQRYPVLPLEDPAAIVPAFPDPQRRAAVAAMIEGALARGARDLSHEAGAGPLGQEIDGLAFLRPTVILLEAGDPLFGAELPFPFVTVTAATPAQIPALCRGSLITAPVGCDEDLAQVLALEPTVDKVFADEDFDHGYRPDEPHEGFLADFLFHKKSVLAASAGPRGVEQR; from the coding sequence ATGACCGCGCTGCCTGAGCAGCTTTCGGGGCAGCTTTCGGGGCAGCTTCCGGAGCAGCCGTCCGCGCCGGCGTCCGGCCTCGGAGAGCTCCAGGCCTTGTTGCAGGCAGAGCTGCCGGCGCTGCTCGCCGGTGCGCCCTACACCACCTACGCCCAGCGTCCGCTGCCGGCGGCGCAGGAAGAGCCGGAGGTGCGGGTGGCTACGGCCCCGCGGCTGCTGCAGCTGCGCATGGTGGAGCGGGCAGAGGCCTGCTGGGAGAGGTTGCGAGAGCCTTCCGAGGAGGAGTGGCTGGGGATCTTTCGGCGCGCCGGCGAGGCACTCGCCCGCCGGCTGGAAGACACGAGCGGGTTGGAGGATCGCAACGGCGGCTGCGTTCTGGAGCCGGTGGCGAAGCGAGCCAGCCGCACCTCCGGGCTGCCGCACCAGCGCATCCTGCGCTCCTGGCGCACCCTGACGGACACCCTATTGAATCTGGAAGGCTGTTTGCGGGAGCAGGCTCCGGGCCGCTCCTTGGAGGCCTATCGTACCGGCGCCACCGGCGCGTCCTGGCGCTGGTTGCCGGCGGGACGCACCGTGGCGGTGCGGATTCCGGGCAATTCTCCCACCATCAATGTCACCTGGCTTCAGGCCCTGGCGGCTCGGCGGCCGGTGTTGCTCAACGCCCCCGACGAGGATCCCTTCACCGCGGCGCTTTTCGCCCTGGCACTGCAGGAGGCGGGACTGCCGGCGGGGGCGCTGTCTCTGGCCTACGGCGACACGCCGCTCTTCTGGCAGCGGGCGGACCAGGTGGTGTGGCCCGGTGATCCACCGGCGGAGCTGCTACGCCGGGGCGCGGCGCTGCGCACCTATCATCAGGGGCGCAGCAAGGTGATTCTCGGCCCCGGCCCCCGGCCGAAGGATTTTTGGCATCGCCTGGCGCGCATGGTGGTGCAGGGATGTGGGCGGCTGTGTACCAACGCCAGCTCCCTGGTGGTCGCCAGCGAGGACTTCGGCGACGCGGCGGCCGCCGGGCTCGAGCTGGCCGGCGCGCTGCAACGCTACCCCGTGCTGCCTCTGGAGGATCCGGCGGCCATCGTTCCCGCCTTTCCCGATCCCCAGCGGCGGGCAGCGGTGGCGGCGATGATCGAGGGCGCTCTAGCTCGAGGGGCGCGAGATTTGAGCCACGAGGCGGGGGCTGGCCCTCTGGGGCAGGAAATCGACGGACTGGCCTTTCTGCGACCCACGGTGATCCTGTTGGAGGCCGGAGACCCCCTCTTCGGCGCCGAGCTGCCGTTCCCCTTCGTCACCGTCACCGCCGCTACGCCGGCACAGATTCCGGCCCTTTGCCGGGGCTCGTTGATCACGGCGCCGGTGGGCTGCGACGAGGATTTGGCGCAGGTGTTGGCTCTCGAACCGACGGTGGACAAGGTCTTCGCCGACGAGGATTTCGACCACGGCTACCGCCCCGACGAGCCCCACGAGGGTTTCTTGGCGGACTTTCTCTTCCACAAGAAGTCGGTGCTCGCAGCGTCCGCGGGACCGCGGGGGGTGGAGCAGCGATGA
- a CDS encoding carboxymuconolactone decarboxylase family protein, translating into MVSYSKDKVEERANQIAANRRENEAKLRKSSPLYARMMENTAEVFGEKGRDGGLDQVHRILVALGTAVQAGSESSIDWTITRAINHGANEAMILDAIDVALLNGGNFAVANARFAYEVLRYRFKAGAGSSEQEFGTISTPGQLRTGTEG; encoded by the coding sequence ATGGTGAGCTACAGCAAGGACAAGGTTGAAGAAAGAGCCAACCAGATCGCTGCCAACCGCCGGGAGAACGAGGCCAAGCTCCGCAAGTCGTCTCCGCTCTATGCGCGCATGATGGAGAACACCGCGGAGGTCTTCGGCGAGAAGGGCCGCGACGGCGGTCTCGACCAGGTGCACCGCATCCTCGTTGCCCTTGGCACGGCCGTCCAGGCCGGCAGCGAGTCCTCCATCGACTGGACGATCACCCGGGCCATCAACCACGGTGCCAACGAGGCGATGATCCTCGACGCCATCGACGTGGCCCTGCTCAACGGTGGCAACTTCGCCGTCGCCAACGCCCGCTTCGCCTACGAGGTCCTGCGCTACCGCTTCAAGGCTGGCGCCGGCAGCTCCGAACAGGAGTTCGGAACCATTTCGACCCCGGGTCAGCTGCGCACCGGCACCGAAGGCTGA